Proteins found in one Promicromonospora sukumoe genomic segment:
- a CDS encoding exonuclease domain-containing protein, translated as MTGYAVVDVETTGLFPGGHDRIAEIAIVQVDPDGQVEDTWATLVNPGRDLGPQRIHGISAADARHAPTFGDVAGLVAELLRGRTFVAHNAQFDRRFVWHAFAGTGYDVPLIAPTTLCTMRTGAQLFPTAPRSLAGACFHHGVTLDSAHEALSDARAAAGLLRIYLAGGARHVVPGWDDVVELAATTPWPLIPATGAAPVRRGVSSERDTHFLARLAAARTLPITTWEKEEYLELVDRALLDRHISAREHDQLAELCVQLEIGRAEAGALHREYLAGLAAVAWADGVLDPAEVADFLAVAGMLEVPAADAQRILERPVPTSPDITSSTATGTGTSSATSRFTLAPGDLVVFTGAMDEPRDVWERRAGAAGLVPHPAVTKRVRLVVAADPDSMSGKARKAASYGIPVVGEVGFARILDRLALSTTAGVRTGG; from the coding sequence GTGACCGGGTACGCCGTCGTGGACGTGGAGACCACCGGGTTGTTCCCCGGCGGGCACGACCGGATCGCGGAGATCGCGATCGTCCAGGTCGACCCGGACGGCCAGGTCGAGGACACCTGGGCCACGCTCGTCAATCCGGGCCGGGACCTCGGCCCGCAGCGGATCCACGGGATCAGCGCCGCCGACGCCCGCCACGCGCCGACGTTCGGCGATGTCGCCGGCCTCGTGGCCGAGCTGCTGCGAGGACGCACGTTCGTGGCGCACAACGCGCAGTTCGACCGCCGGTTCGTCTGGCACGCGTTCGCCGGCACCGGGTACGACGTCCCGCTCATCGCGCCGACCACCCTGTGCACGATGCGCACCGGCGCGCAGCTGTTCCCCACCGCCCCGCGCTCCCTGGCCGGAGCCTGCTTCCACCACGGCGTCACGCTCGACTCCGCGCACGAGGCCCTGTCCGACGCCCGCGCCGCGGCCGGCCTCCTGCGGATCTACCTGGCCGGCGGCGCCCGCCACGTCGTTCCCGGCTGGGACGACGTCGTCGAGCTCGCCGCGACCACGCCCTGGCCGCTCATCCCTGCCACCGGGGCGGCGCCCGTCCGGCGGGGCGTCTCGTCCGAGCGCGACACGCACTTCCTCGCCCGGCTCGCCGCGGCCCGCACCCTGCCCATCACCACGTGGGAGAAGGAGGAGTACCTGGAGCTGGTCGACCGGGCGCTGCTCGACAGGCACATCTCGGCCCGCGAGCACGACCAGCTCGCCGAGCTCTGCGTGCAGCTCGAGATCGGTCGCGCGGAGGCCGGCGCGCTGCACCGCGAGTACCTCGCGGGGCTCGCGGCCGTGGCCTGGGCCGACGGCGTCCTCGACCCCGCCGAGGTGGCCGACTTCCTGGCCGTGGCCGGCATGCTCGAGGTTCCCGCCGCGGACGCGCAGCGCATCCTCGAACGGCCCGTTCCCACGAGCCCTGACATCACGAGCAGCACCGCCACCGGGACCGGTACGAGCAGCGCGACGAGCCGGTTCACGCTCGCTCCCGGCGACCTGGTCGTGTTCACCGGCGCGATGGACGAGCCCAGGGACGTGTGGGAACGCCGGGCGGGCGCGGCCGGGCTCGTCCCGCACCCCGCGGTCACCAAGAGGGTGCGCCTGGTCGTCGCGGCCGACCCGGACTCGATGTCCGGCAAGGCCCGCAAGGCGGCGTCCTACGGCATCCCCGTGGTCGGCGAAGTCGGGTTCGCACGAATCCTGGACCGTCTCGCGCTTTCCACGACGGCGGGCGTGCGGACCGGCGGATAG
- a CDS encoding flavodoxin domain-containing protein, translating to MRVLVAYASKYGATEGIAQRIGETLRGRELEVDVAKCGDVAEVSGYDAYVVGSAAYEFNWRKEARKLVEHNTDQLAAHPVWLFSSGPLGTEKVDKEGKDVLQGAEPKQFKQYADLLHPRGTQVFRGAYDHDKVHGADRIIAWMPGIRDAMPQGDFREWDVIDTWAMSIADALGAPAGGR from the coding sequence ATGAGGGTATTGGTGGCCTACGCGAGCAAGTACGGAGCGACCGAGGGCATCGCGCAGCGCATCGGAGAGACCCTGCGCGGTCGCGAGCTGGAGGTCGACGTCGCGAAGTGCGGCGATGTGGCTGAGGTGTCCGGCTACGACGCCTATGTCGTCGGGTCGGCTGCGTACGAGTTCAACTGGCGCAAGGAGGCCAGGAAGCTCGTGGAGCACAACACCGACCAGCTCGCCGCGCACCCGGTATGGCTGTTCAGCAGCGGACCGCTCGGCACCGAGAAGGTCGACAAGGAGGGCAAGGACGTCCTGCAGGGGGCAGAGCCCAAGCAGTTCAAGCAGTACGCGGACCTCCTGCACCCGCGCGGGACGCAGGTGTTCCGCGGCGCGTACGACCACGACAAGGTCCACGGGGCCGACCGGATCATCGCGTGGATGCCGGGGATCCGGGACGCCATGCCCCAGGGCGACTTCCGCGAGTGGGACGTCATCGACACGTGGGCGATGTCGATCGCCGACGCGCTGGGGGCACCGGCCGGCGGCCGCTGA
- a CDS encoding GOLPH3/VPS74 family protein, which yields MRRPKHQQLRPEPLIVEDLLLLLLDDRTGTVRGEANVHYTLGGAVLIELALLGRVELDGKRVHAVAGEPLGDSLLDAAAAQVAKRPKHVHTVLLDLGLDLEPQVRDRLVDRGLLRRERSKVLGLIPVTRTPAQDLPYEAALLERVRAVLEDGVPPDPRTAALTAVLSAGGTLRELHPAIPRSRAVTERARELREGTWGAAAVNQAILVAAVASIGGAVAEAAVGGDSSS from the coding sequence ATGCGCCGACCGAAGCACCAGCAGCTGCGCCCCGAGCCGCTGATCGTCGAGGACCTGCTGCTGCTCCTGCTCGACGACCGGACGGGGACCGTCCGGGGCGAGGCCAACGTGCACTACACGCTGGGCGGTGCCGTGCTCATCGAGCTCGCGCTGCTGGGCCGGGTCGAGCTCGACGGCAAGCGGGTGCACGCCGTCGCGGGCGAGCCGCTCGGCGACTCGCTGCTGGATGCGGCGGCGGCGCAGGTGGCGAAGCGTCCCAAGCACGTGCACACGGTGCTCCTCGACCTCGGGCTCGACCTGGAGCCGCAGGTGCGCGACCGGCTCGTCGACCGAGGACTGCTGCGCCGGGAACGTTCCAAGGTGCTCGGCCTCATCCCGGTGACCAGGACGCCCGCGCAGGACCTCCCGTACGAGGCGGCGCTGCTGGAGCGGGTGCGCGCCGTCCTGGAGGACGGCGTGCCGCCCGACCCGCGCACCGCCGCCCTGACGGCGGTGCTCTCCGCCGGCGGGACGCTCCGGGAGCTCCACCCGGCGATCCCTCGGTCGCGTGCGGTGACCGAGCGGGCCCGTGAGCTGCGGGAGGGCACCTGGGGTGCGGCGGCGGTCAACCAGGCGATCCTGGTGGCCGCGGTCGCGTCGATCGGCGGCGCCGTCGCGGAGGCCGCGGTGGGCGGGGACTCGTCGTCGTAG
- a CDS encoding LCP family protein: MSDFWTAVRPVGEIVPGVPRHARSGERQPRHVRSWRKAFVVRTVTMSVIGTLAFGSAAAATAYHNAISQIDVQDLDGLVAEVVKPKDPSDPFKDEPVNLLLMGTDIRDGSNADIGGVVDGMRSDTTMLVHISADRQWIEVVSIPRDSMLAIPACELPDGSRSAPYTGRFNSAFSTGSGGAAADMRYAAACTINTVNSLTGVTVSNHAVVKMNGVIDVVDALGGVKMCLPEALHGDPRSARIDLEAGENRLDGKTAIQFLRVRKGTGLGLEMGSDLARIERQQMFINATLRQMLSAETLADPTKTYRLINAALGSLSADPAIANPGNVAGLAWSLRQMEKRNIVMTAVPVYDNADGATVSWSPETSEIFDRLAADEPPEDVVLETPEPSGSPSASGGAGSGGGDGADDGGATDQAGGSAAEEEPDDATGSTTDDATDEGRPDEPKPSPSPEVLPDGICA, encoded by the coding sequence GTGAGCGACTTCTGGACGGCGGTCCGGCCGGTCGGCGAGATCGTCCCCGGGGTTCCGCGGCACGCGCGCTCGGGTGAGCGCCAGCCGCGCCACGTGCGCAGCTGGCGCAAGGCGTTCGTGGTCCGCACCGTCACGATGAGCGTGATCGGCACGCTGGCGTTCGGCTCTGCGGCCGCCGCGACGGCGTACCACAACGCGATCTCGCAGATCGACGTCCAGGACCTCGACGGCCTGGTCGCCGAGGTGGTCAAGCCGAAGGACCCGTCCGACCCGTTCAAGGACGAGCCGGTCAACCTGCTGCTCATGGGCACCGACATCCGCGACGGCTCCAACGCGGACATCGGCGGCGTCGTCGACGGCATGCGCTCCGACACGACGATGCTGGTGCACATCTCGGCCGACCGGCAGTGGATCGAGGTCGTCTCCATCCCCCGCGACTCGATGCTCGCCATCCCGGCGTGCGAGCTGCCGGACGGCTCGCGGAGCGCGCCGTACACGGGCAGGTTCAACTCCGCGTTCTCGACGGGCAGCGGCGGCGCTGCCGCTGACATGCGGTACGCGGCGGCCTGCACGATCAACACGGTCAACTCGCTGACGGGCGTGACGGTGTCCAACCACGCGGTGGTCAAGATGAACGGCGTGATCGACGTCGTCGACGCGCTCGGCGGCGTCAAGATGTGCCTGCCCGAGGCGCTGCACGGCGACCCGCGGTCCGCGCGGATCGACCTGGAGGCCGGGGAGAACCGGCTCGACGGCAAGACGGCGATCCAGTTCCTGCGGGTACGGAAGGGCACGGGACTGGGTCTGGAGATGGGGAGCGACCTGGCGCGGATCGAGCGGCAGCAGATGTTCATCAACGCGACCCTGCGGCAGATGCTCTCCGCGGAGACGCTGGCCGACCCCACCAAGACGTACCGGCTGATCAACGCGGCGCTGGGCTCGCTGAGCGCCGACCCGGCGATCGCCAACCCGGGGAACGTGGCCGGGCTGGCGTGGTCCCTGCGGCAGATGGAGAAGCGCAACATCGTCATGACGGCGGTCCCGGTCTACGACAACGCCGACGGCGCGACCGTGTCCTGGTCGCCGGAGACCTCGGAGATCTTCGACCGGCTGGCGGCCGACGAGCCGCCGGAGGACGTCGTGCTGGAGACCCCGGAGCCGTCAGGCTCGCCGAGCGCGAGCGGCGGGGCCGGGTCGGGCGGTGGGGACGGGGCGGACGACGGCGGCGCGACCGACCAGGCGGGCGGTTCCGCCGCGGAGGAGGAGCCGGACGACGCGACGGGCAGCACGACGGACGACGCGACCGACGAGGGGCGGCCCGACGAGCCGAAGCCCAGCCCGAGCCCCGAGGTGCTCCCGGACGGCATCTGCGCCTGA
- a CDS encoding sensor histidine kinase — MLRDQEPGDRGLRDLMPGGRRFSLRVRITASTVAIVLAVLAVGGFAVVALLERSLVGSEAQTAEDQAQQFALDSATAGELAKFDADEVIIQLQLDGVVVGVADDDLKDTLPLPVSERERIVRVLDERYLVQSAPVILDSRVHHVVVGRSLDTADEAVRAATVLMAVAVPAVSAFVALMTWTVVGRSLQPVERIRRDVESAGDDLTRRIAPPGGTDEVSLLTSTMNKMLDKLEAAQRAQRRFVSDASHELRSPVAAIRQHTQVALRHPDTTDLATLAGTVDVEAARLHELVDDLLLLARLDEGMTRNRREIDLDDVVLAEAARLRTLGIVVDTTRVGPARVLGDEVLLVRAVRNAAENARRHAGTRVDLTLTTDAGQVVLYVDDDGDGVPEQDRQRIFHRFERRDDARSRDSGGSGLGLAIVAEAAQHTGGTAALSAAPTGGARLELRLPEHRDR; from the coding sequence ATGCTGCGTGACCAGGAGCCGGGTGACCGCGGGCTGCGTGACCTGATGCCCGGCGGCCGGCGGTTCTCGCTGCGCGTCCGGATCACCGCCTCAACCGTCGCGATCGTGCTGGCGGTGCTCGCGGTCGGCGGGTTCGCCGTCGTCGCGCTGCTGGAGCGGTCGCTGGTCGGGTCGGAGGCGCAGACCGCCGAGGACCAGGCCCAGCAGTTCGCGCTGGACAGCGCGACGGCCGGGGAGCTGGCGAAGTTCGACGCCGACGAGGTGATCATCCAGCTCCAGCTCGACGGCGTGGTGGTCGGCGTGGCCGACGACGACCTCAAGGACACCCTCCCGCTGCCCGTCTCCGAGCGCGAGCGGATCGTGCGCGTGCTCGACGAGCGGTACCTGGTCCAGTCCGCCCCGGTCATCCTGGACAGCCGCGTGCACCACGTGGTGGTCGGCCGCTCCCTCGACACCGCCGACGAGGCGGTGCGCGCCGCGACCGTGCTGATGGCCGTCGCGGTGCCCGCGGTCAGCGCCTTCGTCGCGCTGATGACCTGGACCGTCGTCGGACGCTCGCTGCAGCCCGTCGAGCGCATCCGGCGCGACGTCGAGTCCGCGGGCGACGACCTGACCCGCCGCATCGCGCCGCCCGGCGGCACCGACGAGGTGTCCCTCCTGACCTCCACGATGAACAAGATGCTCGACAAGCTGGAGGCCGCGCAGCGCGCCCAGCGGCGGTTCGTCTCGGACGCCTCGCACGAGCTGCGGTCGCCGGTCGCCGCGATCCGCCAGCACACCCAGGTAGCGCTCCGGCACCCCGACACGACCGACCTGGCGACCCTGGCGGGCACCGTCGACGTCGAGGCCGCCCGCCTGCACGAGCTCGTCGACGACCTGCTGCTCCTGGCCCGGCTCGACGAGGGCATGACCCGGAACCGGCGCGAGATCGACCTGGACGACGTGGTCCTGGCCGAGGCCGCGCGACTGCGCACGCTCGGGATCGTCGTCGACACCACCCGGGTGGGCCCGGCCCGGGTGCTCGGCGACGAGGTGCTCCTGGTGCGCGCCGTCCGCAACGCCGCGGAGAACGCGCGGCGCCACGCCGGCACGCGCGTCGACCTCACGCTCACCACGGACGCGGGCCAGGTCGTGCTGTACGTCGACGACGACGGCGACGGCGTCCCGGAGCAGGACCGCCAGCGGATCTTCCACCGGTTCGAGCGCCGCGACGACGCCCGCAGCCGCGACAGCGGTGGGTCCGGGCTCGGGCTCGCGATCGTGGCCGAGGCGGCCCAGCACACCGGCGGGACCGCGGCCCTGTCGGCCGCGCCCACGGGCGGGGCCCGGCTGGAGCTCCGGCTGCCCGAGCACCGCGACCGCTGA
- a CDS encoding ABC transporter substrate-binding protein has product MRGATKQKRGGRTSGRKIVQSLAVGGVALATVAACGQTGAAGSGGQNAEGLTEVTVTLNWVPYGEHAPFYYGVEQGIFEDEGIDLTIQPGNGSGNTVQQVAQRNTDFGWADTPPLANGISSGMPVRSVGVFLQTGPSSVEFFEDQGITEPADLVGKTVGGTPGDAMYGTFPAWLEINGVDPADVTVVNVDAAGKIAALIEGKVDAIQGFHHDQAPTIENQTGKEVSALPFSDFGMNMLGTGLLAHEATIEGDPELVQAMVRATSKSFLAASEDQEAAVAAMAENAEQAPEESVLAAQLEATIGLLNLEEAPAPGVNTEQQWTDTLTFLTENTEFEGEPTPDAYWDGTFGEDM; this is encoded by the coding sequence ATGCGTGGTGCAACGAAGCAGAAGCGTGGCGGCAGGACGAGCGGCCGCAAGATCGTTCAGTCGCTGGCCGTGGGCGGCGTCGCCCTGGCGACCGTCGCGGCCTGCGGGCAGACCGGCGCCGCCGGGTCGGGCGGGCAGAACGCCGAGGGCCTGACCGAGGTCACGGTGACCCTGAACTGGGTGCCGTACGGCGAGCACGCGCCGTTCTACTACGGCGTCGAGCAGGGGATCTTCGAGGACGAGGGGATCGACCTGACGATCCAGCCGGGCAACGGGTCCGGCAACACGGTGCAGCAGGTCGCGCAGCGCAACACCGACTTCGGCTGGGCGGACACCCCGCCGCTGGCGAACGGCATCAGCTCCGGCATGCCGGTGCGCAGCGTCGGCGTCTTCCTGCAGACCGGCCCCAGCTCGGTCGAGTTCTTCGAGGACCAGGGCATCACCGAGCCCGCCGACCTCGTGGGCAAGACGGTGGGCGGCACGCCGGGCGACGCCATGTACGGCACCTTCCCGGCGTGGCTGGAGATCAACGGCGTGGACCCGGCGGACGTGACCGTGGTCAACGTCGACGCCGCGGGCAAGATCGCCGCGCTGATCGAGGGCAAGGTCGACGCCATCCAGGGCTTCCACCACGACCAGGCGCCGACGATCGAGAACCAGACGGGCAAGGAGGTCTCGGCCCTGCCGTTCTCCGACTTCGGCATGAACATGCTCGGCACCGGCCTGCTGGCGCACGAGGCGACGATCGAGGGCGACCCCGAGCTGGTGCAGGCGATGGTGCGGGCGACGTCGAAGTCGTTCCTCGCGGCGTCGGAGGACCAGGAGGCCGCGGTCGCGGCGATGGCGGAGAACGCCGAGCAGGCGCCCGAGGAGAGCGTGCTCGCGGCCCAGCTCGAGGCGACGATCGGGCTGCTCAACCTGGAGGAGGCGCCCGCGCCCGGCGTCAACACCGAGCAGCAGTGGACCGACACCCTGACGTTCCTCACCGAGAACACCGAGTTCGAGGGCGAGCCGACGCCGGACGCCTACTGGGACGGGACCTTCGGGGAGGACATGTGA
- a CDS encoding response regulator transcription factor, translated as MRVLVVDDEIRFADGLRRGLEAEGFSVDLAHNGTDGLWRAREVSYDAIVLDLMMPGMNGYTVCQTLRDEGNWTPILMLTAKDGAWDQVEGLDLGADDYVVKPTEHVVLLARLRALIRRGRPERPTTLVVGDLRVDLATREVHRGAAPVKLTAREFAVLVFLARDAGTVRSKSEILAAVWEDQFEGDSNIVEVYIGHLRAKLDKPFVLDTIQTVRGAGYRLMPHAA; from the coding sequence ATGCGTGTACTCGTGGTGGATGACGAGATCCGGTTCGCCGACGGCCTCCGGCGTGGTCTGGAGGCGGAGGGCTTCTCCGTGGACCTCGCCCACAACGGCACGGACGGTCTGTGGCGCGCCCGCGAGGTGAGCTACGACGCGATCGTCCTGGACCTGATGATGCCGGGCATGAACGGCTACACCGTCTGCCAGACCCTGCGCGACGAGGGCAACTGGACGCCGATCCTCATGCTCACGGCCAAGGACGGCGCCTGGGACCAGGTCGAGGGACTGGACCTCGGCGCCGACGACTACGTGGTCAAGCCCACCGAGCACGTGGTGCTGCTGGCCCGGCTGCGCGCGCTGATCCGCCGGGGGCGCCCGGAACGCCCGACGACGCTCGTGGTCGGCGACCTGCGCGTCGACCTCGCCACGCGTGAGGTGCACCGTGGTGCCGCGCCGGTCAAGCTGACCGCCCGGGAGTTCGCCGTCCTGGTCTTCCTGGCCCGGGATGCCGGCACCGTGCGGAGCAAGAGCGAGATCCTCGCCGCGGTCTGGGAGGACCAGTTCGAGGGCGACTCGAACATCGTCGAGGTCTACATCGGGCACCTGCGCGCCAAGCTGGACAAGCCGTTCGTGCTCGACACGATCCAGACGGTGCGCGGCGCCGGCTACCGGCTGATGCCCCATGCTGCGTGA
- a CDS encoding phosphotransferase, producing the protein MTDVARAITAATTVAASLGLPADNAVVLHNSNKLALRLTPSDVLARVAPLGQEVAQFEVDLAQRLVAAGCPVGLPELRTEPRVHVRDGFAVTLWTYYEQVTPPAAPADVAQALKRLHEGMRTVDLPSPLFTDRITEAQRIVADADLSPALADADRAFLAGRLADLRRAIDDCGPLEQLLHGEPHPGNVLSTADGPLFIDLETCCRGPVEFDLAHVPEAVREHYQGADQELLDDCRQLVLAMVAAWRWDVGDQFPRGRAFGDELLRVLRAGAPWPTLDTVVSRLDGH; encoded by the coding sequence ATGACCGACGTCGCGCGCGCGATCACGGCCGCGACCACGGTCGCCGCATCCCTCGGCCTTCCCGCCGACAATGCCGTCGTGCTGCACAACTCGAACAAGCTGGCGCTGCGGCTCACGCCGTCCGACGTCCTCGCCCGGGTCGCCCCGCTGGGACAGGAGGTCGCGCAGTTCGAGGTCGACCTCGCGCAACGGCTCGTCGCGGCCGGATGCCCCGTGGGCTTGCCTGAGCTCCGGACCGAACCGCGGGTGCACGTCCGCGACGGATTCGCCGTGACGCTGTGGACCTACTACGAGCAGGTGACGCCCCCGGCCGCACCGGCCGACGTCGCCCAGGCACTGAAGCGGCTGCACGAAGGCATGCGCACCGTCGACCTGCCGAGCCCCCTGTTCACCGACCGCATCACGGAGGCGCAGCGGATCGTCGCCGACGCCGACCTCTCGCCGGCGCTCGCGGACGCGGACCGGGCATTCCTCGCCGGGCGGCTGGCAGACCTGCGACGGGCGATCGACGACTGCGGCCCCCTGGAGCAGCTGCTCCACGGTGAGCCCCACCCGGGCAACGTGCTCAGCACCGCGGACGGACCGTTGTTCATCGACCTCGAGACGTGCTGCCGCGGACCCGTCGAGTTCGACCTCGCGCACGTCCCCGAGGCCGTCCGCGAGCACTACCAGGGCGCCGACCAGGAGCTGCTGGACGACTGCCGGCAGCTCGTCCTCGCGATGGTCGCCGCCTGGCGCTGGGACGTCGGCGACCAGTTCCCGCGGGGAAGGGCCTTCGGGGATGAGCTCCTGCGCGTGCTGCGCGCGGGCGCCCCCTGGCCGACGCTCGACACGGTGGTCAGCCGGCTGGACGGTCACTAG
- a CDS encoding Gfo/Idh/MocA family protein — protein sequence MSDPQVTRGTWRSDTSGGAPLGVGIVGMGGIGAMHARALAELSGRARLVAYSGRARPPAGPGKRDLPAARLAAHEVIAHPDVDVVAICTPSGTHAALALAALEAGRHVVVEKPLALDAGDALRIARAAHERGLTVSMISQRRLEAEHVALKRALDDGALGELRLAMTHVHWHRDDAYYRSAGWRSTTAQGGGSLMNQGVHNVDLLRWLCGPVESVTAQSGTLAHQIEAEDTTVATLRFASGALGVVTTTTATPPGFPATIGLFGSRGSVELGQGEVRRWDVPGVSAPGAGGITSGAAEPLAIGHAGHLAQWTGIVDALETSGPVPVGVDDAVETVLLLCAIQQAAATGAEVRPADLAG from the coding sequence GTGTCAGACCCACAGGTCACCAGGGGGACCTGGAGGTCTGACACGTCGGGTGGTGCTCCCCTCGGCGTCGGGATCGTCGGGATGGGCGGCATCGGTGCGATGCACGCCCGGGCGCTCGCCGAGCTGAGCGGCCGGGCGCGGCTCGTCGCGTACAGCGGCCGGGCGCGCCCGCCGGCGGGTCCTGGCAAGAGGGACCTGCCGGCGGCGCGCCTCGCCGCGCACGAGGTGATCGCCCACCCCGACGTCGACGTCGTGGCGATCTGCACGCCGAGCGGCACGCACGCGGCGCTCGCGCTGGCGGCGCTGGAGGCGGGGCGGCACGTCGTCGTCGAGAAGCCGCTCGCGCTCGACGCCGGCGACGCGCTGCGGATCGCCCGGGCCGCGCACGAGCGCGGGCTGACGGTCTCGATGATCTCCCAGCGCCGCCTGGAGGCCGAGCACGTCGCGCTCAAGCGGGCGCTCGACGACGGCGCGCTGGGCGAGCTGCGGCTCGCCATGACGCACGTGCACTGGCACCGTGACGACGCCTACTACCGCTCGGCCGGCTGGCGGTCGACGACGGCGCAGGGCGGCGGGTCCCTGATGAACCAGGGCGTGCACAACGTGGACCTGCTGCGCTGGCTGTGCGGCCCGGTCGAGTCGGTGACGGCGCAGTCCGGCACGCTCGCGCACCAGATCGAGGCCGAGGACACCACCGTGGCGACCCTGCGGTTCGCCTCGGGTGCGCTCGGTGTGGTCACGACGACGACGGCGACGCCGCCCGGGTTCCCCGCGACGATCGGGCTGTTCGGGTCGCGGGGCTCGGTCGAGCTCGGACAAGGGGAGGTGCGCCGCTGGGACGTGCCGGGGGTGTCGGCGCCGGGGGCGGGCGGCATCACGAGCGGCGCCGCCGAACCGCTCGCGATCGGGCACGCGGGACACCTGGCCCAGTGGACGGGGATCGTCGACGCGCTGGAGACGTCCGGGCCGGTGCCGGTCGGCGTCGACGACGCGGTCGAGACCGTCCTGCTGCTGTGCGCGATCCAGCAGGCCGCCGCGACCGGTGCTGAGGTGCGGCCGGCGGACCTGGCCGGCTAG
- a CDS encoding DedA family protein: MSATDPAPELDGIARWTVDLMETLGGPGAGLAIFIENIFPPIPSEVVLPMAGFAARLGDLSLAGAIIWTTIGSVAGAWVLYGLGAWLGHDRMRAIAARMPLVDVEDVDRTTAWFARHGTKAVFFGRMLPIFRSFISIPAGTERMGLLVFTLLTAAGSLIWNSIFVVAGYVLGANWHAVDPYASVLQYIVIGAVLVAVVWFLVGRVRRRRAQRPVEQQVR; the protein is encoded by the coding sequence ATGAGCGCAACCGATCCCGCCCCCGAGCTCGACGGCATCGCCCGGTGGACCGTGGACCTCATGGAGACGCTCGGTGGTCCCGGCGCCGGCCTGGCGATCTTCATCGAGAACATCTTCCCGCCGATCCCCAGCGAGGTCGTGCTCCCCATGGCGGGGTTCGCGGCGCGGCTCGGAGACCTGTCCCTCGCCGGGGCGATCATCTGGACCACCATCGGCTCCGTCGCCGGTGCCTGGGTGCTCTACGGCCTCGGCGCGTGGCTGGGGCACGACCGCATGCGCGCCATCGCCGCCCGGATGCCCCTGGTCGACGTCGAGGACGTCGACCGGACGACCGCCTGGTTCGCCCGGCACGGCACCAAGGCCGTCTTCTTCGGCCGGATGCTGCCGATCTTCCGGAGCTTCATCTCCATCCCCGCGGGCACCGAGCGCATGGGCCTGCTGGTCTTCACGCTCCTGACGGCCGCCGGCAGCCTGATCTGGAACAGCATCTTCGTCGTCGCCGGATACGTGCTCGGGGCCAACTGGCACGCCGTCGACCCGTACGCCTCCGTGCTGCAGTACATCGTCATCGGGGCGGTCCTCGTCGCCGTCGTCTGGTTCCTGGTGGGCCGGGTCCGACGACGTCGCGCGCAGCGGCCCGTCGAGCAGCAGGTGCGCTGA
- a CDS encoding ABC transporter ATP-binding protein — MTATTGPIASHGSPARSVGTDPIIEVSHLTRRFTSKRSETVALDDVSLAVQPGEFVTIAGPSGCGKSTLLKIIAGLTLATDGDVRLYGKPVTGPQREIGFAFQRSALLEWRGVRKNILLQAEMRGMDRRRAEERADDLIELTGLTGFEKALPHELSGGMQQRVALCRALLHEPRVLLMDEPFGALDALTREQMNIEMNRIWRETGTTVVLVTHSVPEAVYLGSRIVVMSPRPGRIVETLEPGLPERREYGPTLADPRFTAAAERLRDLLGASHAPE; from the coding sequence GTGACCGCCACGACCGGGCCCATTGCCAGCCACGGGAGCCCTGCGCGGAGCGTGGGGACCGACCCGATCATCGAGGTCTCGCACCTCACGCGGCGCTTCACGTCCAAGCGCTCGGAGACCGTCGCGCTCGACGACGTCTCGCTGGCCGTTCAGCCCGGCGAGTTCGTCACGATCGCGGGGCCGTCGGGCTGCGGCAAGTCGACGCTGCTCAAGATCATCGCGGGTCTGACCCTGGCGACGGACGGCGACGTGCGCCTGTACGGGAAGCCCGTCACCGGGCCGCAGCGCGAGATCGGCTTCGCGTTCCAGCGCTCGGCCCTGCTGGAGTGGCGGGGCGTGCGCAAGAACATCCTGCTGCAGGCCGAGATGCGCGGCATGGACCGGCGTCGGGCGGAGGAGCGGGCGGACGACCTCATCGAGCTCACCGGCCTGACCGGGTTCGAGAAGGCCCTGCCGCACGAGCTGTCCGGCGGCATGCAGCAGCGCGTCGCGCTGTGCCGCGCCCTGCTGCACGAGCCCCGGGTGCTGCTCATGGACGAGCCGTTCGGCGCGCTCGACGCGCTGACTCGCGAGCAGATGAACATCGAGATGAACCGGATCTGGCGCGAGACCGGCACCACCGTGGTGCTGGTGACCCACTCCGTGCCGGAGGCGGTGTACCTGGGCAGCCGCATCGTCGTCATGAGCCCGCGGCCCGGCCGGATCGTGGAGACCCTCGAACCGGGGCTCCCGGAGCGCCGCGAGTACGGGCCCACGCTCGCCGACCCGCGGTTCACGGCGGCGGCCGAGCGGCTGCGCGACCTCCTGGGCGCGAGCCATGCCCCGGAGTGA